The Eurosta solidaginis isolate ZX-2024a chromosome 4, ASM4086904v1, whole genome shotgun sequence genome includes a window with the following:
- the LOC137251497 gene encoding uncharacterized protein, with product MVFYSSQLIDNREYFSVLKPNSQHCNISEAHAVGKIPINTINIDLMSIFGHKLYGPKGIWALYIQSGSGQERGIRSGNVPVLIWSCIKRDLLAELYSDLSPKYIGFTTPPTGTGAAYNGSESDGGLQKEVHGAANCLYILQVQI from the exons ATGGTGTTCTATTCCTCACAATTAATCGACAATCGTGAATACTTTTCTGTTTTAAAGCCCAATAGTCAGCATTGCAATATATCTGAAG CACACGCAGTTGGCAAAATTCCAATTAATACAATTAACATtgatttaatgtcaatatttggCCATAAATTATATGGTCCAAAGGGTATTTGGGCACTTTATATACAGAGTGGATCTGGACAAGAGCGTGGTATACGTAGTGGTAATGTACCTGTACTGATTTGGTCCTGCAT AAAACGTGACCTACTGGCCGAATTGTATTCGGATTTAAGCCCAAAATATATTGGATTTACAACACCGCCAACAGgaactggtgctgcatataacgGTAGCGAAAGTGATGGCGGACTTCAAAAAGAAGTACACGGCGCCGCGAATTGCTTATACATACTACAAGTCCAGATATAG
- the Syx16 gene encoding syntaxin-16 isoform X2 — protein MTSRNLTEVFVIMRNNACKNRRLYSDNRDEDAERLLKLTLRDAEEGLEMRDDYGTQPIWIDKLEEAQYTLSKIKPKLDELGSLHARHLLQPTFDESCEEEAEIESLSQEISKLITSTHRHIQCIRSSLGIGSKMEQRLTENVVNCLLLQLQDLTFKFRSSQSAYIRQLNSREERSQKYFEHEDFTNIELVSGNTDDRGNYVDTFDNFLQPTTSILNSTVSIRNKRFLYDDQSAQQIDEDFQRPVSSRMTQQQLLLFEEENTRLAITRDEEVTKVVKSIHDLNDIFKDLSHMVHEQGTVLDRIDYNVEQTQTRVCEGLRQLQKAEMYQRKNRKMCVIMVLTVITLFMLILLIFTKL, from the exons ATGACGTCGCGCAACCTAACCGAAGTTTTTGTGATTATGCGCAACAATGCGTGTAAAAACAGACGCTTGTACTCCGATAATAGG GACGAGGATGCCGAACGTTTGCTGAAGCTCACATTACGGGATGCTGAGGAAGGTTTGGAGATGCGAGATGACTATGGCACCCAACCCATATGGATAGATAAATTGGAGGAAGCTCAATACACACTATCAAA AATTAAACCTAAGCTTGATGAACTTGGTTCGTTGCATGCAAGACACCTGTTGCAGCCTACATTTGATGAGAGTTGTGAGGAAGAAGCAGAAATAGAAAGCCTTAGTCAAGAGATATCAAAGCTTATTACTTCAACTCATCGACATATACAATGCATTCGTTCGAGTCTCGGTATCGGATCTAAGATGGAACAGCGGCTTACGGAAAATGTCGTGAATTGTCTATTGCTTCAACTGCAAGACTTAACTTTCAAATTTCGTAGTAGTCAAAGTGCTTATATACGCCAGTTGAATTCGCGGGAGGAACGTTCccaaaaatattttgaacatGAGGATTTTACTAACATTGAACTGGTTTCGGGAAACACTGATGATCGCGGCAATTATGTCGACACATTTGATAACTTTCTGCAGCCTACGActtctattttaaattcaacagtTTCGATTAGAAACAAAAGGTTTCTGTATGATGACCAGTCGGCTCAACAGATAGATGAAGATTTTCAGCGTCCGGTATCAAGTCGCATGACTCAACAGCAGCTACTGCTATTCGAAGAAGAAAATACACGTTTGGCAATAACGCGCGATGAAGAGGTCACTAAAGTTGTTAAATCTATTCACGATCTGAATGATATATTCAAAGATCTTAGTCACATGGTGCACGAGCAGGGCACTGTACTAGATCGCATTGATTACAATGTAGAGCAGACGCAAACTAGAGTCTGTGAGGGTCTGCGACAATTACAAAAAGCAGAAATGTATCAGCGAAAGAATCGAAAAATGTGTGTTATAATGGTCTTAACGGTAATAACTTTATTCATGCTTATTCTTCTgatttttacaaaattgtaa
- the Syx16 gene encoding syntaxin-16 isoform X3 gives MTSRNLTEVFVIMRNNACKNRRLYSDNRQDEDAERLLKLTLRDAEEGLEMRDDYGTQPIWIDKLEEAQYTLSKIKPKLDELGSLHARHLLQPTFDESCEEEAEIESLSQEISKLITSTHRHIQCIRSSLGIGSKMEQRLTENVVNCLLLQLQDLTFKFRSSQSAYIRQLNSREERSQKYFEHEDFTNIELVSGNTDDRGNYVDTFDNFLQPTTSILNSTVSIRNKRFLYDDQSAQQIDEDFQRPVSSRMTQQQLLLFEEENTRLAITRDEEVTKVVKSIHDLNDIFKDLSHMVHEQGTVLDRIDYNVEQTQTRVCEGLRQLQKAEMYQRKNRKMCVIMVLTHKIKFNIHDGAQK, from the exons ATGACGTCGCGCAACCTAACCGAAGTTTTTGTGATTATGCGCAACAATGCGTGTAAAAACAGACGCTTGTACTCCGATAATAGG CAGGACGAGGATGCCGAACGTTTGCTGAAGCTCACATTACGGGATGCTGAGGAAGGTTTGGAGATGCGAGATGACTATGGCACCCAACCCATATGGATAGATAAATTGGAGGAAGCTCAATACACACTATCAAA AATTAAACCTAAGCTTGATGAACTTGGTTCGTTGCATGCAAGACACCTGTTGCAGCCTACATTTGATGAGAGTTGTGAGGAAGAAGCAGAAATAGAAAGCCTTAGTCAAGAGATATCAAAGCTTATTACTTCAACTCATCGACATATACAATGCATTCGTTCGAGTCTCGGTATCGGATCTAAGATGGAACAGCGGCTTACGGAAAATGTCGTGAATTGTCTATTGCTTCAACTGCAAGACTTAACTTTCAAATTTCGTAGTAGTCAAAGTGCTTATATACGCCAGTTGAATTCGCGGGAGGAACGTTCccaaaaatattttgaacatGAGGATTTTACTAACATTGAACTGGTTTCGGGAAACACTGATGATCGCGGCAATTATGTCGACACATTTGATAACTTTCTGCAGCCTACGActtctattttaaattcaacagtTTCGATTAGAAACAAAAGGTTTCTGTATGATGACCAGTCGGCTCAACAGATAGATGAAGATTTTCAGCGTCCGGTATCAAGTCGCATGACTCAACAGCAGCTACTGCTATTCGAAGAAGAAAATACACGTTTGGCAATAACGCGCGATGAAGAGGTCACTAAAGTTGTTAAATCTATTCACGATCTGAATGATATATTCAAAGATCTTAGTCACATGGTGCACGAGCAGGGCACTGTACTAGATCGCATTGATTACAATGTAGAGCAGACGCAAACTAGAGTCTGTGAGGGTCTGCGACAATTACAAAAAGCAGAAATGTATCAGCGAAAGAATCGAAAAATGTGTGTTATAATGGTCTTAACG CACAAAATTAAGTTCAACATACATGACGGTGCTCAAAAGTAG
- the Syx16 gene encoding syntaxin-16 isoform X4 has protein sequence MTSRNLTEVFVIMRNNACKNRRLYSDNRQDEDAERLLKLTLRDAEEGLEMRDDYGTQPIWIDKLEEAQYTLSKIKPKLDELGSLHARHLLQPTFDESCEEEAEIESLSQEISKLITSTHRHIQCIRSSLGIGSKMEQRLTENVVNCLLLQLQDLTFKFRSSQSAYIRQLNSREERSQKYFEHEDFTNIELVSGNTDDRGNYVDTFDNFLQPTTSILNSTVSIRNKRFLYDDQSAQQIDEDFQRPVSSRMTQQQLLLFEEENTRLAITRDEEVTKVVKSIHDLNDIFKDLSHMVHEQGTVLDRIDYNVEQTQTRVCEGLRQLQKAEMYQRKNRKMCVIMVLTFFQ, from the exons ATGACGTCGCGCAACCTAACCGAAGTTTTTGTGATTATGCGCAACAATGCGTGTAAAAACAGACGCTTGTACTCCGATAATAGG CAGGACGAGGATGCCGAACGTTTGCTGAAGCTCACATTACGGGATGCTGAGGAAGGTTTGGAGATGCGAGATGACTATGGCACCCAACCCATATGGATAGATAAATTGGAGGAAGCTCAATACACACTATCAAA AATTAAACCTAAGCTTGATGAACTTGGTTCGTTGCATGCAAGACACCTGTTGCAGCCTACATTTGATGAGAGTTGTGAGGAAGAAGCAGAAATAGAAAGCCTTAGTCAAGAGATATCAAAGCTTATTACTTCAACTCATCGACATATACAATGCATTCGTTCGAGTCTCGGTATCGGATCTAAGATGGAACAGCGGCTTACGGAAAATGTCGTGAATTGTCTATTGCTTCAACTGCAAGACTTAACTTTCAAATTTCGTAGTAGTCAAAGTGCTTATATACGCCAGTTGAATTCGCGGGAGGAACGTTCccaaaaatattttgaacatGAGGATTTTACTAACATTGAACTGGTTTCGGGAAACACTGATGATCGCGGCAATTATGTCGACACATTTGATAACTTTCTGCAGCCTACGActtctattttaaattcaacagtTTCGATTAGAAACAAAAGGTTTCTGTATGATGACCAGTCGGCTCAACAGATAGATGAAGATTTTCAGCGTCCGGTATCAAGTCGCATGACTCAACAGCAGCTACTGCTATTCGAAGAAGAAAATACACGTTTGGCAATAACGCGCGATGAAGAGGTCACTAAAGTTGTTAAATCTATTCACGATCTGAATGATATATTCAAAGATCTTAGTCACATGGTGCACGAGCAGGGCACTGTACTAGATCGCATTGATTACAATGTAGAGCAGACGCAAACTAGAGTCTGTGAGGGTCTGCGACAATTACAAAAAGCAGAAATGTATCAGCGAAAGAATCGAAAAATGTGTGTTATAATGGTCTTAACG ttttttCAGTGA
- the Syx16 gene encoding syntaxin-16 isoform X1 translates to MTSRNLTEVFVIMRNNACKNRRLYSDNRQDEDAERLLKLTLRDAEEGLEMRDDYGTQPIWIDKLEEAQYTLSKIKPKLDELGSLHARHLLQPTFDESCEEEAEIESLSQEISKLITSTHRHIQCIRSSLGIGSKMEQRLTENVVNCLLLQLQDLTFKFRSSQSAYIRQLNSREERSQKYFEHEDFTNIELVSGNTDDRGNYVDTFDNFLQPTTSILNSTVSIRNKRFLYDDQSAQQIDEDFQRPVSSRMTQQQLLLFEEENTRLAITRDEEVTKVVKSIHDLNDIFKDLSHMVHEQGTVLDRIDYNVEQTQTRVCEGLRQLQKAEMYQRKNRKMCVIMVLTVITLFMLILLIFTKL, encoded by the exons ATGACGTCGCGCAACCTAACCGAAGTTTTTGTGATTATGCGCAACAATGCGTGTAAAAACAGACGCTTGTACTCCGATAATAGG CAGGACGAGGATGCCGAACGTTTGCTGAAGCTCACATTACGGGATGCTGAGGAAGGTTTGGAGATGCGAGATGACTATGGCACCCAACCCATATGGATAGATAAATTGGAGGAAGCTCAATACACACTATCAAA AATTAAACCTAAGCTTGATGAACTTGGTTCGTTGCATGCAAGACACCTGTTGCAGCCTACATTTGATGAGAGTTGTGAGGAAGAAGCAGAAATAGAAAGCCTTAGTCAAGAGATATCAAAGCTTATTACTTCAACTCATCGACATATACAATGCATTCGTTCGAGTCTCGGTATCGGATCTAAGATGGAACAGCGGCTTACGGAAAATGTCGTGAATTGTCTATTGCTTCAACTGCAAGACTTAACTTTCAAATTTCGTAGTAGTCAAAGTGCTTATATACGCCAGTTGAATTCGCGGGAGGAACGTTCccaaaaatattttgaacatGAGGATTTTACTAACATTGAACTGGTTTCGGGAAACACTGATGATCGCGGCAATTATGTCGACACATTTGATAACTTTCTGCAGCCTACGActtctattttaaattcaacagtTTCGATTAGAAACAAAAGGTTTCTGTATGATGACCAGTCGGCTCAACAGATAGATGAAGATTTTCAGCGTCCGGTATCAAGTCGCATGACTCAACAGCAGCTACTGCTATTCGAAGAAGAAAATACACGTTTGGCAATAACGCGCGATGAAGAGGTCACTAAAGTTGTTAAATCTATTCACGATCTGAATGATATATTCAAAGATCTTAGTCACATGGTGCACGAGCAGGGCACTGTACTAGATCGCATTGATTACAATGTAGAGCAGACGCAAACTAGAGTCTGTGAGGGTCTGCGACAATTACAAAAAGCAGAAATGTATCAGCGAAAGAATCGAAAAATGTGTGTTATAATGGTCTTAACGGTAATAACTTTATTCATGCTTATTCTTCTgatttttacaaaattgtaa
- the l(1)G0004 gene encoding RNA-binding protein pno1, with product MEVENIKGDVFLPTGVKKATKRLADNNAMQIDEESPLQQTKQRSLNHQAKRQKNDVRKISVPPHRYSSLKEHWMKIFTPVVEHMKLQIRFNMKAKQVELRLSPETPDISNLQKGADFVKAFLCGFEVDDALALLRLEDLFVETFEIKDVKTLRGDHLSRAIGRLAGKGGRTKFTIENVTKTRIVLADSKIHILGSYQNIQLARRAICNLILGSPPSKVYGNLRSVASRLSERM from the exons atggaGGTTGAGAATATAAAAGGCGATGTTTTTTTACCAACCGGTGTTAAGAAGGCAACCAAGCGGCTGGCGGATAACAACGCAATGCAAATTGATGAAGAATCTCCATTACAACAGACAAAACAGAGAAGTCTTAACCATCAAGCCAAACGACAAAAAAACGATGTTAGGAAAATATCAGTTCCTCCCCACAG ATATTCATCACTTAAGGAACATTGGATGAAAATATTTACCCCAGTTGTTGAGCATATGAAACTCCAAATAAGATTTAACATGAAAGCAAAAcag gTGGAGCTTCGGTTAAGTCCAGAAACACCTGATATATCGAACCTACAAAAAGGTGCAGATTTTGTTAAAGCATTCCTATGTGGCTTTGAAGTAGATGACGCCTTAGCACTGCTTCGTTTAGAGGACTTATTCGTGGAAACATTTGAAATAAAAGATGTGAAAACACTAAGAGGTGATCACCTGAGTCGTGCAATTGGACGATTGGCTGGTAAGGGCGGACGCACAAAATTCACCATAGAGAATGTAACAAAAACACGTATAGTTCTGGCAGATAGTAAAATTCATATTTTGGGCAGCTATCAAAATATTCAATTAGCAAGAAGAGCAATTTGCAATCTTATTCTTGGTTCACCGCCTAGTAAAGTTTATGGAAACCTTCGATCTGTGGCCAGCCGCTTATCAGAAAGAATGTAA
- the ric8a gene encoding synembryn has protein sequence MEAKKLEDLRSKDVDKIKLVLSEFNKKNDELFNFSTFHVDGCWHDIWRALFAILNNDSLYDVHALTLNSVRILTRDKCSLQTEDLENDVICLLKLAHLEHSEAIDLSEACGPEPWSNTDEATIHGVKVNWSDNNTRQIVVESLKCLCNLIFQCADLRRQCLKLNAIDAILKRVSSAVQHPLTVEFFDMKLLFLITAMEPAARTRVQLDLNGVTYMTEWLDEKLAEQDLTSEYLDLLCEILKVMFNITTSSDKSPNENEIQSRHLTGVIRNLLLKFGEMIRERERNVVMHAINLLTNISSSCLNELLIKSESSAPNTSITVMYEGYNVRALEVILRYLKIVLDKQEKSATSNELVSPVLTLLVKCVRGDRIMQHYIRSVILPPLRDVYKRPEEGNELRNHLCRFLTLPEMVLRDLATELLFVCCKENVARMIKHTGYGNAAGLFAKRGLLGGRQMENTDYSSDSEDSDTDEYKHLQQNINPVIGCYESPKKSPFEGMSEEQKEYEAMKIVDLMNKLHKSGVVQPCRIGEDGKPQPVDHILQLQEELPQQQPDQKRKT, from the exons ATGGAGGCAAAAAAACTCGAAGATCTACGGAGTAAAGATGTGGATAAAATTAAACTTGTATTATCCGAATTTAATAAAAAG AATGATGAACTCTTTAACTTTTCAACGTTTCATGTAGACGGGTGTTGGCATGACATATGGCGTGCTCTTTTTGCCATACTTAACAATGATTCTTTATACGATGTCCATGCCCTAACTTTAAATAGTGTCCGCATACTCACCCGTGACAAATGTAGTTTGCAAACAGAGGATTTGGAAAACGACGTTATATGTTTGCTTAAATTGGCACATTTAGAACATTCTGAAGCTATTGACCTTTCTGAGGCTTGCGGTCCAGAACCGTGGTCAAACACAGATGAAGCAACAATTCATGGTGTCAAAGTAAATTGGAGTGATAATAACACAAGACAGATTGTTGTCGAGTCCCTAAAGTGTTTATGCAATTTAATATTTCAATGTGCCGACCTACGCCGCCAATGTCTTAAACTGAATGCTATTGATGCCATACTTAAACGAGTATCATCAGCAGTACAACACCCATTAACTGTTGAGTTTTTCGACatgaaacttttatttttaataacagCAATGGAGCCTGCCGCACGTACACGAGTGCAACTTGATTTAAATGGTGTTACCTATATGACAGAATGGCTTGATGAGAAACTTGCTGAACAAGATCTTACATCCGAATATTTGGATTTATTATGTGAAATATTGAAGGTAATGTTTAATATAACAACCAGTTCTGATAAAAGCCCAAACGAGAACGAAATTCAGAGTCGCCATTTGACTGGGGTTATACGGAATTTATTATTGAAATTCGGTGAAATGATTAGAGAACGCGAACGAAACGTTGTTATGCATGCCATAAACCTTTTGACAAACATCTCCAGCAGTTGCTTAAATGAGTTATTGATTAAAAGTGAATCAAGTGCACCAAACACTTCAATAACTGTAATGTATGAAGGATATAATGTACGCGCTTTAGAAGTAATTTTAAGATATCTGAAAATTGTATTAGATAAACAGGAGAAGTCTGCTACTTCTAACGAGCTAGTTTCACCGGTTTTAACATTGTTGGTCAAATGTGTGCGCGGTGATAGAATAATGCAACATTACATTAGAAGCGTAATCTTACCACCCTTACGTGATGTCTATAAACGTCCCGAGGAAGGCAATGAACTGAGAAATCATCTTTGCCGTTTCTTGACACTACCTGAAATGGTATTGCGGGATTTGGCTACAGAATTGCTATTTGTATGCTGTAAGGAGAATGTGGCCCGCATGATTAAGCACACTGGATATGGTAATGCCGCTGGTCTGTTTGCGAAGCGTGGCCTTTTAGGCGGTCGACAAATGGAAAATACTGATTATTCCTCCGACAGTGAAGATAGTGATACAGACGAATATAAACATTTACAACAAAATATTAATCCAGTTATTGGTTGTTATGAATCACCCAAGAAAAGTCCTTTCGAGGGTATGTCAGAGGAGCAAAAAGAATATGAGGCCATGAAGATAGTAGATCTAATGAATAAACTACATAAAAGTGGTGTAGTTCAACCATGCCGTATTGGTGAGGATGGTAAACCGCAACCAGTTGACCATATTTTGCAACTACAGGAGGAATTGCCGCAACAGCAACCTGATCAAAAACGCAAAACATAA